The following proteins are encoded in a genomic region of Longimicrobium sp.:
- a CDS encoding Xaa-Pro dipeptidyl-peptidase yields the protein MTEWLSRRAGIAAALMLACAAPLHAQRAGPVFVNGMAQVVPAFADSAQWIRQNLWVETDFDSDRDGRSDRVHVAVTRPRQTETEGLRVPVVYGSSPYFAGVARTSAFWNVRQELGDPSPPRGSMLGPPHDSTRTRISNQLVRTWVPRGFAVVHSDAPGTGRSQGCVTVGDTPERTAMKFVVDWLNGRAKGYTTPNGAEEVSATSWSTGRVGMIGTSYEGTLPLAAATTGVAGLEVVIPVSANTSYYHYYRSNGLVRSPGGYLGEDVDVLYDFVASGPPATRTVCDRIWKGGVFASGQDRRTGDYNDFWAARELLPYVRNIRAAVLLAHGLNDFNVMPSHSVRIYEAMKAAGLPVSLYLHQGGHGGDPPADMVNRWFTHYLFGVDNGVRRDPPVWIVSSTAADSAAAAARASGQRGAMPAPVPFASFPVPGSAPVRLYPTDGGNGIAPLALQPSRGLDSIVDDAAVTGSASAGAPRSAHRLLFATAPLTDSLRISGTPRVTIRVAADRPAANLSVWLVTLPYDSTRIGAASRAGVVTRGWADIQNHASLTRGGVYESKRRGDPLVPGRYYDLTFDLEPDDQVIPAGRQLGIMIMSSDPEFTLWPRAGTRLTVDLAGTSFTVPVVGGGAALMRAGGVRRNP from the coding sequence ATGACTGAATGGCTCTCGCGCCGCGCCGGCATCGCCGCCGCGCTCATGCTGGCCTGCGCCGCGCCGCTGCACGCGCAACGCGCCGGACCGGTCTTCGTGAACGGCATGGCGCAGGTCGTTCCGGCTTTCGCCGATTCCGCGCAGTGGATTCGCCAGAATCTCTGGGTCGAAACGGACTTCGACTCCGACCGCGACGGCCGCAGCGATCGCGTGCACGTGGCGGTGACGCGGCCTCGCCAGACGGAGACCGAGGGCCTGAGGGTGCCGGTCGTATACGGGTCGAGCCCCTACTTCGCCGGCGTCGCGCGCACGTCCGCGTTCTGGAACGTGCGCCAGGAGCTGGGCGATCCCTCCCCGCCGCGCGGCTCGATGCTCGGCCCCCCGCACGATTCGACCCGCACCCGCATCTCGAACCAGCTCGTGCGTACGTGGGTGCCGCGTGGCTTTGCCGTCGTGCATTCGGATGCGCCGGGCACCGGGCGCTCCCAGGGATGCGTGACGGTGGGCGACACGCCGGAGCGTACCGCGATGAAGTTCGTCGTCGACTGGCTGAACGGACGCGCGAAAGGCTATACGACTCCGAACGGCGCCGAGGAGGTGTCGGCGACGTCGTGGTCGACGGGCAGGGTGGGGATGATCGGCACGTCGTACGAGGGCACGCTGCCACTCGCCGCGGCGACGACGGGGGTCGCGGGACTCGAGGTCGTCATCCCGGTCTCCGCGAACACGTCCTACTACCACTACTACCGTTCGAACGGGCTGGTGCGCTCGCCGGGTGGGTATCTCGGCGAAGACGTGGACGTGCTCTACGACTTCGTGGCCAGCGGCCCTCCCGCCACGCGCACCGTGTGCGACCGCATCTGGAAGGGCGGCGTCTTCGCCTCAGGGCAGGACCGCAGGACCGGCGACTACAACGACTTCTGGGCTGCGCGCGAGCTGCTGCCGTACGTGCGGAACATCCGGGCGGCGGTGCTGCTCGCGCACGGGCTCAACGACTTCAATGTCATGCCGTCGCACAGCGTGCGGATCTACGAGGCGATGAAGGCGGCCGGACTGCCCGTCTCGCTGTACCTCCACCAGGGCGGCCACGGAGGCGATCCGCCCGCCGACATGGTGAACCGCTGGTTCACGCACTACCTCTTCGGCGTGGACAACGGCGTCCGCCGCGACCCGCCGGTGTGGATCGTGTCGAGCACCGCCGCCGATTCGGCCGCTGCAGCGGCGCGTGCGTCGGGCCAGCGTGGTGCGATGCCGGCGCCGGTTCCGTTCGCGTCGTTCCCGGTGCCGGGGTCGGCGCCCGTCCGGCTCTATCCCACGGATGGCGGCAACGGCATCGCCCCGCTCGCCCTCCAGCCCTCGCGAGGGCTCGACTCCATCGTCGACGACGCCGCCGTCACCGGCAGCGCCAGTGCCGGCGCGCCACGCTCGGCCCATCGCCTGCTCTTCGCGACGGCGCCCCTGACGGATTCGCTGCGCATCTCCGGCACGCCGCGCGTCACCATACGCGTAGCCGCCGACCGGCCCGCGGCGAATCTCAGCGTGTGGCTCGTGACCCTGCCCTACGACTCGACCCGGATCGGCGCCGCCAGCCGCGCCGGCGTGGTGACGCGCGGGTGGGCCGACATCCAGAACCACGCGTCGCTCACGCGCGGCGGCGTCTACGAGTCGAAGCGCCGCGGTGATCCGCTCGTCCCGGGGAGGTACTACGACCTGACCTTCGATCTCGAGCCGGACGACCAGGTCATCCCGGCGGGGAGGCAGCTCGGGATCATGATCATGTCGAGCGACCCGGAGTTCACGCTCTGGCCGAGGGCGGGAACACGGCTGACGGTGGATCTCGCGGGGACGTCGTTCACGGTGCCGGTCGTGGGCGGCGGCGCGGCGTTGATGCGCGCGGGCGGCGTACGGCGGAATCCCTGA
- a CDS encoding chemotaxis protein CheW, with product MLHTDTEADAAAVAADEVVEPERMVLFVVDGHRFGIPIDRIREIIPSRPYTPLPGSGAHVCGLINLRGRIVTVLDLGARLNLPPARRHPDHSIVIVEHQGKLVGMAVEEVARIASVDPGSLETSAETLRSLRVDRAYLRGVGEVDEEIFVAVDPDELFAGILA from the coding sequence ATGCTCCACACCGACACCGAAGCCGATGCCGCCGCCGTGGCGGCCGACGAGGTGGTCGAGCCCGAGCGCATGGTGCTGTTCGTCGTGGACGGGCACCGCTTCGGGATCCCCATCGACCGCATCCGCGAGATCATCCCCAGCCGCCCCTACACCCCGCTCCCCGGGAGCGGCGCGCACGTGTGCGGGCTGATCAACCTGCGCGGGCGCATCGTCACCGTGCTGGACCTGGGCGCCCGCCTGAACCTCCCCCCCGCCCGGCGCCACCCCGACCACAGCATCGTGATCGTGGAGCACCAGGGGAAGCTGGTGGGGATGGCGGTGGAGGAGGTGGCGCGCATCGCCAGCGTGGACCCGGGCTCGCTGGAGACCTCGGCCGAGACGCTGCGCTCCCTGAGGGTGGACCGTGCCTACCTGCGCGGCGTGGGCGAGGTGGACGAGGAGATCTTCGTCGCGGTGGACCCCGACGAGCTCTTCGCCGGCATCCTGGCCTGA
- a CDS encoding response regulator has translation MSQTVLICDDAIFMRTMIGDILTQAGFQIVAEAETGLQAVEKYRQHKPDLVTMDIVMPDMGGIDAVREIIKEDPNAKILMCSAMGQQALVIEAIQAGARDFVVKPFQPSRVLEAVQRVLG, from the coding sequence ATGAGTCAAACCGTGTTGATCTGCGACGACGCCATCTTCATGCGGACGATGATCGGCGACATCCTCACCCAGGCCGGCTTCCAGATCGTGGCCGAGGCCGAGACCGGGCTGCAGGCGGTGGAGAAGTACCGCCAGCACAAGCCCGACCTGGTGACGATGGACATCGTGATGCCCGACATGGGCGGGATCGACGCCGTGCGCGAGATCATCAAGGAGGACCCGAACGCCAAGATCCTGATGTGCAGCGCCATGGGGCAGCAGGCGCTGGTGATCGAGGCGATCCAGGCCGGCGCCCGGGACTTCGTGGTGAAGCCCTTCCAGCCTTCGCGCGTGCTCGAGGCCGTGCAGCGAGTCCTCGGCTGA
- a CDS encoding chemotaxis protein CheA, with product MELSQYAELFLSESREHVSTINHLLLSLESDPGSREAVEGVFRAVHTIKGMSATMGYRPVADLSHEMENLLDRIRQGKADASPETIDLLFQACDALEKAIEAAVEEADEEPDLEALLTSLRAAAGDDRAFDYYAPEVSLDDGDPGTVEVAAHPQQEALRVRVAVARGALLPGVRAFMALRRARELGEVSGVEPAEATFDAADFAGVVRFVLRTPNPGDEVRDALLSVGEVDEVEVVEHRPDAPVASAPAAEEEAQESAGGRVAVGAAGRVRSLRVDLRRLDALMNQVGELVIVRDRLRRLATGAEAELAESVDQASRLIGELQDEIMRARMAPVSQVFDRFPRLVRDAARALGKKVDFVIEGKEIELDRSMLDEIGDPVVHLLRNSLDHGIETPEERRAAGKPETGTLRLLASRERSRILIRVEDDGRGIQRGKVLRKATQTGLVSREEAEAMSDEEVHRLIVRPGFSTAETVTDVSGRGVGLDVVATRVRALGGLLEIESRAGEGTQMTLQLPQTLAIVRALLVRQSGETYALPLTHVGETIQLLPDEVGTVKGKTVAFIRDEVVPLHAMRSILRTNGAPPEGPKRAAVILEVGEQRVGIEVDALLGQQEIVVKQFDATSDTLRLFSGATILSDGRPALILDAGSLLGAAANG from the coding sequence ATGGAGCTGTCCCAGTACGCGGAGCTCTTCCTCTCCGAGTCGCGCGAGCACGTCTCGACGATCAACCACCTCCTGCTGAGCCTGGAGAGCGACCCGGGCTCGCGGGAGGCGGTGGAGGGGGTGTTCCGCGCCGTGCACACCATCAAGGGGATGAGCGCCACCATGGGCTACCGGCCCGTGGCCGACCTCTCCCACGAGATGGAGAACCTGCTGGACCGCATCCGGCAGGGGAAGGCCGACGCCTCGCCCGAGACCATCGACCTCCTCTTCCAGGCGTGCGATGCGCTGGAGAAGGCGATCGAGGCGGCGGTCGAGGAGGCCGACGAGGAGCCCGACCTGGAGGCGCTGCTCACCAGCCTACGCGCGGCCGCCGGCGACGACCGCGCCTTCGACTACTACGCCCCCGAGGTCTCGCTCGACGACGGCGACCCCGGCACGGTGGAGGTGGCCGCGCACCCGCAGCAGGAGGCGCTCCGCGTGCGCGTCGCCGTGGCCCGCGGCGCGCTGCTGCCGGGCGTGCGCGCGTTCATGGCGCTGCGCCGGGCGCGCGAGCTGGGCGAGGTGAGCGGCGTGGAGCCCGCCGAGGCCACCTTCGACGCGGCCGACTTCGCGGGGGTCGTGCGCTTCGTGCTGCGCACCCCGAACCCCGGGGACGAGGTGCGCGACGCGCTCCTCTCCGTGGGCGAGGTGGACGAGGTGGAGGTCGTCGAGCACCGGCCCGATGCGCCGGTCGCTTCCGCGCCGGCGGCGGAGGAGGAGGCGCAGGAGAGCGCGGGCGGCCGGGTGGCGGTGGGCGCGGCGGGGCGGGTGCGCAGCTTACGCGTGGACCTGCGCCGGCTGGACGCGCTGATGAACCAGGTGGGCGAGCTGGTGATCGTGCGCGACCGGCTGCGGAGACTCGCCACGGGCGCCGAGGCCGAGTTGGCCGAGAGCGTGGACCAGGCGTCGCGGCTGATCGGCGAGCTGCAGGACGAGATCATGCGCGCCCGCATGGCGCCGGTGTCGCAGGTGTTCGACCGCTTCCCCCGCCTGGTGCGCGACGCGGCGCGGGCGCTGGGGAAGAAGGTCGACTTCGTGATCGAGGGGAAGGAGATCGAGCTGGACCGCTCGATGCTCGACGAGATCGGCGACCCCGTGGTGCACCTGCTGCGCAACTCCCTGGACCACGGGATCGAGACGCCGGAGGAGCGCCGCGCGGCCGGCAAGCCCGAGACGGGGACGCTGCGCCTGCTGGCCAGCCGCGAGCGCTCGCGCATCCTGATCCGGGTGGAGGACGACGGCCGCGGCATCCAGCGCGGCAAGGTGCTGCGCAAGGCGACGCAGACGGGCCTGGTCTCCCGCGAGGAGGCCGAGGCGATGAGCGACGAGGAGGTGCACCGCCTGATCGTGCGCCCCGGCTTCTCGACCGCCGAGACGGTGACGGACGTGTCGGGGCGCGGGGTGGGGCTCGACGTCGTCGCCACGCGCGTCCGGGCGCTCGGCGGGCTGCTGGAGATCGAGAGCCGCGCGGGCGAGGGGACGCAAATGACGCTGCAGCTCCCGCAGACGCTGGCGATCGTGCGCGCCCTGCTGGTGCGCCAGAGCGGGGAGACGTACGCGCTCCCGCTCACGCACGTGGGCGAGACGATCCAGCTCCTCCCCGACGAGGTCGGCACGGTGAAGGGGAAGACGGTGGCCTTCATCCGCGACGAGGTGGTGCCGCTGCACGCCATGCGCTCGATCCTGCGCACCAACGGCGCGCCGCCGGAGGGGCCCAAGCGCGCGGCGGTGATCCTGGAGGTGGGCGAGCAGCGGGTGGGGATCGAGGTGGACGCGCTCCTGGGCCAGCAGGAGATCGTGGTGAAGCAGTTCGACGCCACCAGCGACACGCTGCGCCTCTTCTCGGGCGCGACGATCCTCTCCGACGGGCGGCCGGCGCTGATCCTGGACGCGGGGAGCCTGCTGGGGGCGGCGGCGAACGGATAG
- a CDS encoding chemotaxis protein CheC, with protein sequence MTNGSDPTMTLDLRDLGAIQLDALREVSNMGAGHAATALSQMTNTRIMINVPRLQVTALEDVPDIMGNPSEVVAAVLMHMLGDLTGRTLLIFPRNAAMRLAEILMHRQPGTSHVFGELEQSAIKEAGNILSAAYMNALSDFMGLMLLPSVPSLVIDLCGAVLTTAYTNFGHERDYVFCIQTEFLMEGDEVVQGQFLLLPDVESLEIILQAIRLA encoded by the coding sequence ATGACGAACGGGAGCGATCCGACGATGACGCTCGACCTGCGGGACCTGGGGGCGATCCAGCTCGACGCCCTCCGCGAGGTGTCGAACATGGGCGCGGGCCACGCGGCCACCGCGCTGTCGCAGATGACGAACACCCGCATCATGATCAACGTCCCCCGCCTGCAGGTGACGGCGCTGGAGGACGTCCCCGACATCATGGGCAACCCGTCGGAGGTGGTGGCGGCGGTGCTCATGCACATGCTGGGCGACCTCACCGGGCGGACGCTGCTCATCTTCCCGCGCAACGCGGCGATGCGCCTGGCCGAGATCCTCATGCACCGCCAGCCGGGGACCAGCCACGTCTTCGGCGAGCTGGAGCAGAGCGCCATCAAGGAGGCCGGCAACATCCTCTCCGCGGCGTACATGAACGCGCTGTCGGACTTCATGGGGCTCATGCTCCTGCCGTCCGTCCCCTCGCTGGTGATCGACCTCTGCGGGGCCGTGCTCACCACGGCCTACACCAACTTCGGGCACGAGCGCGACTACGTCTTCTGCATCCAGACGGAGTTCCTCATGGAGGGGGACGAGGTGGTGCAGGGGCAGTTCCTGCTGCTGCCCGACGTGGAGTCGCTCGAGATCATCCTCCAGGCGATCCGCCTTGCCTGA
- a CDS encoding tetratricopeptide repeat protein — MPELLDPAAPEPPQRPPHSERDLRILRGFAQRIDAADAGAHNNLGVLYFNKGLHEEAIQQFQRALAIDPKMVVAQRNLEIAYFNTGYYDRLISELRERLRDDPTDVEARTRLAQAYLNTGDHAGAVAELKRVHAQAPDDLGVLIQLGQAEKAGGNFEAAMEWFQRALEADPDSAVLHFYVGELFYNRGLNDDALRELVRAVELNPDLADAHYVLAFVYGDMQDMEKAAASSRRAMQLNPQFAKAQANLSLDRYSTARYQELVGGRVRRPEVATGEALAHYNLGIAFRQKGLYNEALREFQRALERGEEPHLARQAMAEVHLLQGKTSQALDLYDRLLAEDEKSPKLWNERGVLLHQTGDVAEAEAGYRRAIENDPAYALAWNNLGVVRLHRGDAEGAEQAFGEAVTLRPGFVDAWCNRGLMYLRRGRHGAALDAFRAALKSNPEAASAWNGIGAVLMETRRYDEARNAFVRAVEADPDHAEARYNLSFVLSNLGDFEGALRETKRALELNPYYTTPRYKLAIDLQFEYAEVLAPELDAAERLGEGQAVESFAFDDAALDAIFQELAPAPSAPEAPAGPPADAFALAEDYLSKGLLDRALAEIRRVAVAGADPVQAALLTAQLFLRQGLDGEALERFDAAVARLEGKPWGEDHSRAFAGRARASLRLGRLDDAREAAEAVHEHDPDRVENLQVLGETLLLQGEAGEAVRVFSRACELSPKDPALLRHLGRAAVAAGKPDDAERALRLAIRHDPDFVAARLELGRLYLDRGRTDDAVTEARAALDVLPTYADGALLLAQAQRAGGRFGEAVDVLVDLLEGDPYHFDALLLLGQVLMDEGRRSDARTAFLRVLKFDPDRAEALFHLGSVAAAERRFREAIEHWRRAVEADPDGEYAVAARENIATALDLAHVFHTAAAPAPTG; from the coding sequence TTGCCTGAGCTGCTGGACCCCGCCGCCCCCGAGCCGCCGCAGCGCCCGCCCCACTCGGAGCGCGACCTGCGCATCCTGCGCGGCTTCGCGCAGCGCATCGACGCGGCCGACGCGGGCGCGCACAACAACCTGGGCGTCCTCTACTTCAACAAGGGCCTCCACGAGGAGGCGATCCAACAGTTCCAGCGCGCGCTGGCCATCGACCCCAAGATGGTCGTCGCCCAGCGCAACCTGGAGATCGCCTACTTCAACACCGGCTACTACGACCGCCTGATCAGCGAGCTGCGCGAGCGGCTGCGCGACGACCCCACGGACGTGGAGGCCAGGACGCGCCTCGCTCAAGCCTACCTGAACACGGGCGACCATGCGGGCGCCGTCGCGGAGCTGAAGCGCGTGCACGCGCAGGCGCCCGACGACCTCGGCGTCCTCATCCAGCTGGGCCAGGCGGAGAAGGCGGGGGGGAACTTCGAGGCGGCGATGGAGTGGTTCCAGCGCGCGCTGGAGGCGGACCCCGACTCGGCCGTGCTGCACTTCTACGTGGGCGAGCTCTTCTACAACCGGGGGCTGAACGACGACGCGCTCCGGGAGCTCGTGCGCGCGGTGGAGCTGAACCCGGACCTGGCCGACGCGCACTACGTGCTGGCCTTCGTCTACGGCGACATGCAGGACATGGAGAAGGCGGCCGCGTCGTCCAGGCGGGCGATGCAGCTCAACCCGCAGTTCGCCAAGGCGCAGGCCAACCTCTCGCTCGACCGCTACAGCACGGCGCGCTACCAGGAGCTGGTCGGCGGGCGCGTCCGCCGCCCCGAGGTCGCGACCGGCGAGGCGCTGGCGCACTACAACCTGGGGATCGCCTTCCGGCAGAAGGGCCTCTACAACGAGGCCCTGCGCGAGTTCCAGCGCGCCCTGGAGCGCGGCGAGGAGCCCCACCTGGCCCGCCAGGCGATGGCCGAGGTGCACCTCCTCCAGGGGAAGACGTCGCAGGCGCTCGACCTCTACGACCGGCTGCTGGCCGAGGACGAGAAGAGCCCCAAGCTCTGGAACGAGCGCGGGGTGCTGCTGCACCAGACGGGCGACGTGGCCGAGGCCGAGGCGGGGTACCGGCGGGCGATCGAGAACGACCCGGCGTACGCGCTGGCGTGGAACAACCTGGGCGTGGTGCGGCTGCACCGCGGCGACGCGGAGGGCGCGGAGCAGGCGTTCGGCGAGGCGGTGACGCTCCGCCCCGGCTTCGTGGACGCGTGGTGCAACCGCGGGCTGATGTACCTGCGCCGCGGCCGCCACGGCGCGGCGCTCGACGCCTTCCGCGCGGCGCTCAAGTCCAACCCCGAGGCGGCGTCGGCGTGGAACGGGATCGGCGCGGTGCTGATGGAGACGCGCCGCTACGACGAGGCCCGCAACGCCTTCGTCCGCGCGGTGGAGGCCGACCCCGACCACGCGGAGGCGCGCTACAACCTCTCCTTCGTCCTCTCCAACCTGGGCGACTTCGAGGGGGCGCTGCGCGAGACCAAGCGGGCGCTGGAGCTCAATCCCTACTACACCACGCCGCGCTACAAGCTGGCCATCGACCTCCAGTTCGAGTACGCCGAGGTGCTGGCCCCCGAGCTGGACGCGGCGGAGCGCCTGGGCGAGGGCCAGGCGGTGGAGAGCTTCGCCTTCGACGACGCGGCGCTGGACGCCATCTTCCAGGAGCTGGCGCCCGCCCCCTCCGCGCCCGAGGCGCCGGCCGGCCCGCCCGCGGACGCGTTCGCCCTCGCCGAGGACTACCTGTCGAAGGGGCTGCTGGACCGTGCGCTGGCGGAGATCCGCCGCGTGGCCGTCGCGGGGGCGGACCCGGTGCAGGCGGCGCTGCTGACCGCGCAGCTCTTCCTCCGCCAGGGGCTCGACGGCGAGGCGCTGGAGCGCTTCGACGCGGCGGTCGCGCGGCTGGAGGGGAAGCCGTGGGGCGAGGACCACTCGCGCGCCTTCGCGGGCCGCGCCCGGGCGTCGCTCCGCCTCGGCAGGTTGGACGACGCGCGCGAGGCGGCGGAGGCCGTGCACGAGCACGACCCGGACCGCGTCGAGAACCTCCAGGTGCTCGGCGAGACGCTCCTCCTGCAGGGCGAGGCCGGCGAGGCGGTGCGCGTCTTCTCGCGCGCCTGCGAGCTGTCGCCGAAGGACCCCGCGCTCCTGCGCCACCTGGGGCGCGCGGCGGTCGCGGCGGGGAAGCCCGACGACGCGGAGCGGGCGCTCAGGCTGGCGATCCGGCACGACCCCGACTTCGTGGCCGCGCGGCTGGAGCTCGGCCGGCTGTACCTGGACCGCGGGCGGACGGACGACGCGGTAACGGAGGCGCGGGCCGCGCTCGACGTGCTGCCGACGTACGCGGACGGGGCGCTGCTCCTGGCGCAGGCGCAGCGCGCGGGGGGGCGCTTCGGCGAGGCGGTGGACGTGCTCGTCGACCTGCTGGAGGGCGACCCGTACCACTTCGACGCGCTCCTCCTCCTGGGCCAGGTGCTGATGGACGAGGGGCGGCGCTCCGACGCGCGCACGGCCTTCCTGCGCGTGCTGAAGTTCGACCCCGACCGCGCCGAGGCGCTCTTCCACCTGGGGAGCGTGGCGGCGGCGGAGCGGCGCTTCCGCGAGGCGATCGAGCACTGGCGGCGCGCGGTGGAGGCGGACCCCGACGGCGAGTACGCGGTGGCCGCGCGCGAGAACATCGCCACGGCGCTGGACCTGGCGCACGTCTTCCACACCGCGGCGGCGCCCGCGCCCACGGGCTGA
- a CDS encoding DUF4388 domain-containing protein: protein MAIEGPLRELALSDVFQLLDLSRKTGTLTITHESRHRPAVVRFDRGAVVGAELGEAHERIGHLLLRAGKVTERHIEHARRAQDREPGRPLGAILVEQGVISADDLKRQLRFQIQEAIFELIRWKDGYFRFDEVPVPQNGGVGVRVPTESLLMEAARRIDEWSTLESKVPHMGVIPALVSESAEGPTLDLHPSEWEVLAEIDGVRTLKEISATLGRGDFEIAKIVYGLVTTGIVEILEERPPETAAPMERPLRDALGEARLALSDGHPDRARRLLDDLSRAHPDRPEVWLMLAEAQRNLGRWGEAVISLGRAAALDPLAATTHYHLGFAAARTGDFHRAEEAWATYLRLEDGDAARRENAERARAAADALLSALDREVG from the coding sequence ATGGCGATCGAAGGACCGCTGCGCGAGCTCGCGCTCTCCGACGTCTTCCAGCTGCTGGACCTGTCGCGCAAGACGGGGACGCTCACCATCACCCACGAGTCGCGCCACCGGCCTGCGGTGGTGCGCTTCGACCGGGGCGCGGTGGTGGGCGCCGAGCTGGGCGAGGCGCACGAGCGCATCGGGCACCTGCTGCTGCGCGCCGGCAAGGTCACCGAGCGCCACATCGAGCACGCCCGCCGCGCGCAGGACCGCGAGCCGGGGCGGCCGCTGGGGGCGATCCTCGTCGAACAGGGCGTCATCTCGGCCGACGACCTCAAGCGCCAGCTCCGCTTCCAGATCCAGGAGGCGATCTTCGAGCTGATCCGCTGGAAGGACGGCTACTTCCGCTTCGACGAAGTACCGGTGCCGCAGAACGGGGGCGTGGGAGTGCGCGTCCCCACCGAGAGCCTCCTGATGGAGGCGGCGCGGCGGATCGACGAGTGGAGCACGCTGGAGTCCAAGGTCCCCCACATGGGGGTGATCCCCGCGCTGGTGAGCGAGTCGGCCGAGGGGCCCACGCTGGACCTGCACCCGTCGGAGTGGGAGGTGCTGGCGGAGATCGACGGCGTGCGGACGCTCAAGGAGATCTCGGCCACGCTGGGGCGCGGCGACTTCGAGATCGCCAAGATCGTCTACGGGCTGGTGACCACGGGGATCGTGGAGATCCTGGAGGAGCGCCCCCCCGAGACGGCCGCGCCGATGGAGCGCCCGCTGCGCGACGCGCTGGGCGAGGCGCGCCTGGCGCTCTCGGACGGGCACCCCGACCGGGCGCGCCGGCTGCTGGACGACCTCTCCCGCGCCCACCCCGACCGCCCCGAGGTGTGGCTGATGCTGGCCGAGGCGCAGCGCAACCTGGGGCGCTGGGGCGAGGCGGTGATCTCGCTGGGCCGCGCCGCCGCGCTCGATCCGCTGGCCGCGACGACGCACTACCACCTGGGCTTCGCCGCCGCGCGCACGGGCGACTTCCACCGGGCGGAAGAGGCGTGGGCCACGTATCTCCGGCTGGAGGACGGCGACGCCGCGCGCCGCGAGAACGCCGAGCGCGCCCGCGCCGCGGCCGACGCGCTCCTCTCCGCGCTGGACCGGGAGGTGGGATGA
- a CDS encoding tetratricopeptide repeat protein, whose protein sequence is MSASPQQVRQWSEEVAADPGSRAFLPLAEHYRAAGRHDAALRLVVRGLERHPYDVEAHHLLGLLYRDAGDLVRAEDEWGTAVALAPEHLAARRELGLFYYARGDWEQAVRHLDRARELDVMDDEVRLALEEAWARSREGGGRGRGRGDGGRGTGDSRQVVAETPAPAAPPASADAPAAPVSPAPPSDEARADAGAASPAPAPSDAAAPAGTTDSSSHFALRTSHFAPAAPTEAEPSTGGWQGGREFEVLAGELHALAGERGIVGAVMLDAQGFVVAGELHVGGRDRGPEIAAVLSPASFEAERSLRHLGLGSWRGILVETPEHVVRLSPTADGGMVAVAGSREVPTGWVLRVAGRAREAAERFLAALGSEGR, encoded by the coding sequence ATGAGCGCTTCTCCGCAGCAGGTGCGGCAGTGGAGCGAGGAGGTGGCCGCCGACCCGGGGAGCCGCGCCTTCCTCCCCCTGGCCGAGCACTACCGCGCCGCCGGCCGCCACGACGCCGCGCTGCGCCTGGTGGTGCGCGGGCTGGAGCGCCACCCGTACGACGTGGAGGCGCACCACCTGCTGGGCCTCCTCTACCGCGACGCCGGCGACCTGGTGCGCGCCGAGGACGAGTGGGGCACCGCCGTGGCGCTCGCCCCCGAGCACCTGGCCGCCCGCCGCGAGCTGGGCCTGTTCTACTACGCGCGCGGCGACTGGGAGCAGGCGGTCAGGCACCTGGACCGCGCCCGCGAGCTCGACGTGATGGACGACGAGGTGCGCCTGGCGCTGGAAGAGGCGTGGGCGCGCTCCCGCGAGGGCGGCGGGAGGGGACGCGGGAGAGGGGACGGGGGACGGGGGACAGGGGACAGCCGGCAGGTCGTCGCCGAGACGCCGGCTCCGGCCGCGCCTCCCGCGTCCGCCGACGCTCCGGCCGCGCCGGTCTCCCCCGCCCCGCCGTCCGACGAGGCCCGGGCGGACGCCGGCGCCGCGTCTCCGGCCCCCGCGCCGTCCGACGCCGCAGCGCCGGCCGGGACGACCGACAGCAGTTCGCACTTCGCACTTCGCACTTCGCACTTCGCACCTGCCGCGCCGACCGAGGCGGAACCGTCCACCGGCGGATGGCAGGGCGGGCGCGAGTTCGAGGTGCTGGCGGGCGAGCTCCACGCGCTGGCGGGCGAGCGGGGGATCGTGGGGGCGGTGATGCTGGACGCGCAGGGGTTCGTGGTCGCCGGGGAGCTGCACGTGGGCGGGCGCGACCGGGGGCCCGAGATCGCCGCCGTGCTCTCGCCCGCGTCGTTCGAGGCCGAGCGCAGTCTGCGGCACCTGGGGCTGGGGAGCTGGCGGGGGATCCTGGTGGAGACGCCCGAGCACGTGGTGCGCCTGTCGCCGACGGCGGACGGGGGGATGGTGGCCGTGGCGGGGAGCCGCGAGGTGCCCACCGGGTGGGTGCTGCGCGTGGCGGGGCGCGCCCGCGAGGCCGCCGAGCGCTTCCTGGCCGCACTGGGTTCGGAGGGCCGGTGA
- a CDS encoding roadblock/LC7 domain-containing protein, with protein MSAYGELLDRVNRVSGVRGSMVVALDDGLVVEEDLMYGVPGEAVAALVASIFRRARRSVEAAEFGAASFVQVEGDEGLLFAAAPPQLGDLLLVVIAERWVNVGLVRLEAAKVVEALG; from the coding sequence GTGAGCGCCTACGGCGAGCTGCTGGACCGGGTGAACCGGGTGAGCGGCGTGCGCGGCTCCATGGTCGTGGCGCTGGACGACGGCCTGGTGGTCGAGGAAGACCTGATGTACGGCGTCCCCGGCGAGGCGGTGGCCGCGCTGGTGGCCTCCATCTTCCGCCGCGCGCGCCGGAGCGTGGAGGCCGCGGAGTTCGGCGCCGCGTCGTTCGTGCAGGTGGAGGGCGACGAGGGGCTGCTCTTCGCCGCGGCGCCGCCGCAGCTCGGCGACCTGCTGCTGGTGGTGATCGCCGAGCGCTGGGTGAACGTGGGCCTGGTGCGCCTGGAGGCCGCGAAGGTGGTCGAGGCGCTGGGATGA